In one window of Streptomyces sp. NBC_01224 DNA:
- a CDS encoding MFS transporter → MADLARDPARLHEAAQRTVVQGRWRQLSLLGGTMLIDSAESGLIVGLFPVIRQALGLSLGALGVLAAAGKLVGVITAPLWVWVAHRWSRKGVLIVATGLWGVWGVAAGFAQNFTQLLFLTTVLAAGYAAAQPIVTEIVGDLFDTPSRGRAIGLLYGAVALTSSVLAALKGQLAGFEDGWRWGLWGIGVFNVLFSLVVWRWLRDPGHGAAEPQLADLDPTARKATANVTRGQIAALLKIRTFLLLLISRLLSGHLLLTAFAVVYLVDVYGFTTQAASIVLLPLGIGYFAGTVLGGLAADWASLRSPRHGLPAVLQTAQIAFAVVAYFGTQFDYGSLGLFGLFFALMGVAQGVNPGINRPMVMAVTPPELRGAAFTVYGSIVEAIAWAIFSLGAGYLGEIVGLREVFLWGLVILMLVNGAFLTLLYRPYANDVRRAQQDLDQRRATALS, encoded by the coding sequence ATGGCCGACCTTGCCCGCGATCCCGCCAGACTCCACGAGGCCGCCCAAAGGACCGTGGTCCAGGGCCGTTGGAGGCAGCTGTCCCTCCTCGGTGGCACCATGCTCATCGACAGTGCCGAAAGTGGCCTGATCGTCGGCCTGTTCCCCGTCATCCGACAAGCCCTGGGCCTGTCGCTCGGCGCCCTGGGTGTGCTGGCCGCCGCCGGTAAACTCGTCGGCGTCATCACCGCCCCGCTGTGGGTATGGGTGGCGCACCGCTGGTCCCGCAAAGGTGTCCTCATCGTCGCCACCGGGCTGTGGGGCGTGTGGGGCGTGGCGGCGGGATTCGCACAGAACTTCACCCAACTCCTCTTCCTCACCACCGTGCTCGCCGCCGGTTACGCCGCGGCCCAGCCCATCGTCACCGAGATCGTCGGCGACCTGTTCGACACCCCTTCGCGCGGCCGGGCCATCGGCCTCCTTTACGGAGCGGTCGCTCTGACCAGCTCCGTCCTGGCCGCACTCAAGGGACAACTGGCCGGCTTCGAGGACGGCTGGCGCTGGGGTCTCTGGGGGATCGGCGTCTTCAACGTCCTCTTCAGCCTGGTGGTGTGGCGTTGGCTGCGCGACCCCGGCCACGGCGCCGCCGAACCCCAGCTCGCCGACCTCGACCCCACGGCCCGCAAGGCGACCGCAAACGTCACCCGGGGCCAGATCGCGGCGCTGCTGAAGATCCGCACCTTTCTGCTCCTGCTGATCTCCCGTCTTCTCTCCGGCCACCTGCTGCTGACCGCCTTCGCCGTCGTCTACCTCGTCGACGTCTACGGCTTCACGACCCAGGCCGCCTCCATCGTCCTGCTCCCCCTCGGCATCGGCTACTTCGCCGGTACCGTGCTCGGCGGTCTTGCCGCCGACTGGGCCTCCCTCCGCAGCCCCCGCCACGGGCTGCCCGCCGTACTGCAGACAGCACAGATCGCCTTCGCCGTCGTGGCCTACTTCGGCACTCAGTTCGACTACGGTTCCCTCGGTCTGTTCGGCCTGTTCTTCGCGCTCATGGGGGTGGCTCAAGGCGTCAACCCCGGTATCAACCGCCCGATGGTCATGGCGGTGACACCGCCTGAGCTGCGCGGAGCCGCCTTCACCGTCTACGGCTCGATCGTCGAGGCCATAGCCTGGGCCATCTTCAGCCTGGGCGCCGGGTATCTCGGCGAGATCGTCGGCCTGCGGGAGGTGTTCTTGTGGGGCCTGGTCATCCTGATGCTCGTCAACGGCGCCTTCCTGACCCTGCTGTACCGCCCGTACGCCAACGACGTGCGACGCGCGCAACAGGACCTGGATCAGCGGCGAGCGACAGCCCTGTCCTGA
- a CDS encoding DUF6351 family protein, whose amino-acid sequence MGVLVGASATPAGSQERQKLQVTAVSSRPGTVSGDDALIRVEVPASIAADKVRVEVEGRDVTSSFRPSGENALMGVVKELSKGDNRLTARAQGADAGQLILKNHPITGPVFSGPHEQPFVCDTAEFKTVTGGTLGQPIDKDCSVKTRVDYMYRTTAGKFVPLPDENVLPADLATATTSAGKKVPYIVRVETGTINRGIYETAVLHDPKSGTPDPLQRGPGWNGRLVYGFGGGCNGGWYVQGRNTVGIMNDTYLSKGYGVASSTLNVFGNNCNDLLAAETMSMVKERFVETYGDPAFTIGNGCSGGSYQTHQIADNYPGLLDGILSGCSFPDVGFGTIQTLSDAQLLNHYFKEVAPDAFTKDQQKAVSGFGKWQSIGSLARAGGRIDPTVFCPPQLPEGQRYDPDTNPDGARCDVYSHTVNVYGEVPETGKARRPLDNTGIQYGLEALNNGTIDMDRFIDLNRRIGGLDDDAKPAAERTVADLKAVRTAYRTGRMLNGGGGLADVPIIDYRDYTDDASAGDMHMRFHSFSTRARLDKANGTHANQVMLTRANGHGFTLAGMLSDMDQWLTGIKGDSGNDAPIEKIVRHQPQGLTDACWTRGIGAKKIAEPQVEGIDNTECNTLYPVWTSPRMVAGADVANDIVKCRKRPVIRSDYRVPVTDGQFKDLKAIFRDGVCDWSKPGAGQQGLAGTWLSFDRK is encoded by the coding sequence ATGGGCGTGCTGGTAGGCGCGTCGGCGACGCCGGCCGGCAGCCAGGAACGCCAGAAGCTGCAGGTGACGGCCGTGTCGTCGCGGCCCGGCACGGTGTCGGGAGACGACGCCCTGATACGTGTCGAGGTGCCCGCCTCCATAGCCGCCGACAAAGTCCGGGTCGAGGTAGAGGGCCGGGACGTGACCTCGAGCTTCCGGCCGTCCGGCGAAAATGCGCTGATGGGCGTGGTGAAGGAGCTGTCCAAGGGCGACAACAGGCTCACGGCCAGGGCTCAGGGCGCGGACGCCGGACAACTGATCCTGAAGAACCACCCCATCACGGGGCCGGTGTTCTCCGGGCCGCACGAGCAGCCGTTCGTCTGTGACACCGCCGAGTTCAAGACGGTCACCGGCGGCACCCTCGGGCAGCCGATCGACAAGGACTGCTCGGTCAAGACCCGTGTCGATTACATGTATCGCACCACGGCCGGCAAGTTCGTTCCGTTGCCCGACGAGAACGTCCTTCCCGCCGACCTGGCGACCGCCACGACGAGCGCGGGCAAGAAGGTGCCGTACATCGTCCGCGTCGAGACCGGCACCATCAACCGCGGCATCTACGAGACGGCCGTGCTGCACGACCCGAAGTCCGGCACCCCCGACCCGCTGCAGCGTGGGCCGGGCTGGAACGGGCGCCTCGTGTACGGCTTCGGCGGGGGCTGTAACGGCGGCTGGTACGTCCAGGGCCGCAACACCGTCGGCATCATGAACGACACGTATCTGAGCAAGGGCTACGGCGTCGCATCGTCCACGCTGAACGTCTTCGGCAACAACTGCAACGACCTGCTGGCCGCCGAGACCATGAGCATGGTCAAGGAACGCTTCGTGGAGACGTACGGCGACCCGGCCTTCACCATCGGAAACGGCTGCTCCGGCGGCTCGTACCAGACCCACCAGATCGCCGACAACTACCCGGGTCTGCTGGACGGCATCCTCTCCGGCTGCAGCTTCCCCGATGTCGGCTTCGGGACGATTCAGACGCTCAGCGACGCCCAGCTCCTGAACCACTACTTCAAGGAAGTCGCGCCGGACGCTTTCACCAAGGACCAGCAGAAGGCGGTCTCCGGGTTCGGCAAGTGGCAGAGCATCGGCAGCCTGGCCAGGGCGGGCGGCCGTATCGACCCCACGGTGTTCTGCCCGCCCCAGCTGCCCGAGGGACAGCGCTACGACCCCGACACCAATCCGGACGGTGCCCGCTGTGACGTCTACAGCCACACCGTGAACGTCTACGGCGAGGTGCCGGAGACCGGGAAGGCGCGCAGGCCGCTCGACAACACCGGTATCCAGTACGGACTTGAGGCCCTGAACAACGGGACCATCGACATGGACCGGTTCATCGACCTGAACCGGCGCATCGGCGGCCTCGACGACGACGCCAAGCCCGCCGCGGAGCGCACCGTCGCCGATCTCAAGGCGGTACGGACGGCCTACCGCACGGGCCGCATGCTGAACGGCGGTGGCGGCCTCGCCGACGTTCCGATCATCGACTACCGCGACTACACGGACGACGCGTCGGCCGGCGACATGCACATGCGCTTCCACTCCTTCTCCACCCGGGCGCGCTTGGACAAGGCCAACGGCACCCACGCCAACCAGGTCATGCTCACCCGCGCCAACGGGCACGGATTCACTCTCGCCGGGATGCTGTCCGACATGGACCAGTGGCTCACCGGCATCAAGGGAGACTCCGGCAACGACGCCCCCATCGAGAAGATCGTCCGCCACCAGCCGCAGGGTCTCACGGACGCCTGCTGGACCCGTGGCATCGGTGCGAAGAAGATCGCGGAGCCCCAGGTCGAGGGCATCGACAACACCGAGTGCAACACCCTCTACCCGGTGTGGACATCGCCGCGGATGGTCGCCGGAGCCGATGTGGCCAACGACATCGTCAAGTGCCGCAAGCGTCCCGTGATCCGCTCCGACTACCGAGTGCCGGTGACCGACGGCCAGTTCAAGGATCTGAAGGCGATCTTCCGGGACGGTGTCTGCGACTGGTCCAAGCCCGGGGCGGGCCAGCAGGGCCTCGCCGGTACATGGCTCTCCTTCGACCGGAAGTGA
- a CDS encoding formylglycine-generating enzyme family protein, with amino-acid sequence MPTPRPVPSCCMSPGAGAAQATPLVPPARRGSAEGMARIPGGPFLMGGQDTHTLHADGEGPVREVRLAPFLIDIHAVTNDAFRAFAADSGYVTDAERIGWSYVFAGFLPDHLRRGAPSPGHTPWWCAVPGTAWARPEGPGSTLDGRGDHPVVHVSWNDAAAYAHWAGKRLPTEAEWEHAARGGLEQRRYHWGDELDPDDEYRCNIWRGRFPLHSTAADGYHSTAPVDAYRPNGHGLFNMVGNVWEWCADWWTTDHHTHGLADPTGPTTGDAKVIRGGSHMCHASYCNRYRVAARTANTPDSSSGHAGFRCARNA; translated from the coding sequence ATGCCCACCCCCCGACCCGTTCCCAGCTGTTGCATGTCCCCGGGCGCCGGAGCTGCCCAGGCGACACCCCTTGTGCCACCGGCTCGACGCGGCAGCGCCGAGGGCATGGCCCGCATCCCCGGAGGCCCGTTCCTGATGGGCGGCCAGGACACCCACACCCTGCACGCCGATGGCGAAGGCCCGGTCCGGGAAGTGCGCCTGGCCCCTTTCCTCATCGACATCCACGCCGTCACCAACGACGCCTTCCGCGCCTTCGCCGCGGACAGCGGATATGTCACCGATGCCGAGCGGATCGGCTGGTCGTACGTCTTCGCCGGCTTCCTCCCCGACCACCTGCGCCGAGGTGCGCCAAGCCCCGGGCACACCCCTTGGTGGTGCGCCGTGCCCGGCACTGCCTGGGCACGGCCCGAAGGGCCCGGCAGCACCCTCGACGGCAGAGGCGACCACCCAGTGGTCCACGTGTCCTGGAACGACGCCGCCGCCTATGCGCACTGGGCGGGCAAGCGCCTGCCCACCGAGGCCGAGTGGGAACACGCGGCGCGCGGCGGCCTCGAACAGCGCCGCTACCACTGGGGGGATGAACTGGACCCGGACGACGAGTACCGCTGCAACATCTGGCGCGGCCGCTTCCCCCTTCACAGCACCGCCGCCGACGGCTACCACAGCACCGCACCCGTCGACGCGTACCGGCCCAACGGCCACGGACTGTTCAACATGGTGGGCAATGTGTGGGAGTGGTGCGCGGACTGGTGGACCACCGACCATCACACCCACGGACTCGCCGACCCGACAGGCCCCACAACCGGCGACGCCAAGGTCATCCGGGGTGGCTCCCACATGTGCCACGCCTCTTACTGCAACCGCTACCGCGTCGCCGCCCGAACCGCCAACACCCCGGACAGCTCCAGCGGCCATGCCGGATTCCGCTGCGCCCGCAACGCGTGA
- a CDS encoding mandelate racemase/muconate lactonizing enzyme family protein, producing the protein MKITGLEVLTLPDHGDSMMLVVVDTDEGIHGLGEVGIRSRQRAVAGGLEHLAELIVGEDPRRIEHLWQVMFRRGFFPADRILGAAIAAVDVALWDIRGKALGVPVHELLGGRVRDHVPAYVHVGDGYHDRAWFLDRCRDLVAEGWLHLRFASPHDADGTLDARRCLRDSVDLFHQVRNAVGDEVELILDVHTRLDPPEALTLCREIEAARPYFVEDPLRCENPDSYRMLRARTGVPLAAGEQYGSKWEFRTLIEDDLIDYARVDVGVAAGLTEAKKIAAMAETHHIKLATHNPLGPVTAASSLQLNLACPNVAIQEHQTDPDPAIAALFTARPTILPGRVELSELPGIGVDIDREAARRYQAAAAERPHLRTADGAFTNW; encoded by the coding sequence ATGAAGATCACCGGCCTGGAAGTGCTGACTCTCCCCGACCACGGCGACAGCATGATGCTGGTCGTGGTCGACACCGACGAGGGCATCCACGGCCTGGGCGAGGTCGGCATCAGGTCGCGCCAACGGGCGGTCGCGGGGGGTCTCGAGCACCTGGCGGAGCTGATCGTCGGCGAGGACCCGCGGCGGATCGAGCACCTCTGGCAGGTGATGTTCCGGCGCGGGTTCTTCCCCGCCGACCGCATACTCGGCGCTGCCATCGCAGCGGTGGACGTGGCCCTTTGGGACATCCGCGGCAAGGCGCTCGGCGTACCGGTGCATGAACTCCTCGGCGGCCGGGTGCGTGATCACGTACCCGCCTATGTGCATGTCGGCGACGGCTACCACGACCGCGCGTGGTTCCTGGACCGCTGCCGCGACCTGGTCGCCGAGGGCTGGCTCCATCTGCGGTTCGCCTCGCCGCACGACGCCGACGGCACGCTCGACGCCCGCCGCTGTCTGCGCGACTCGGTCGACCTCTTCCACCAGGTGCGGAACGCGGTCGGCGACGAGGTGGAGCTGATCCTCGACGTCCATACGCGCCTGGATCCGCCGGAGGCGCTGACCCTGTGCCGGGAGATCGAGGCGGCCCGCCCGTACTTCGTCGAGGACCCACTGCGCTGTGAGAACCCGGACAGCTACCGCATGCTGCGGGCCCGCACCGGCGTACCACTGGCCGCAGGTGAGCAGTACGGCTCCAAATGGGAGTTCAGGACACTCATCGAGGACGACCTCATCGATTACGCGCGCGTGGACGTCGGGGTGGCCGCGGGCCTGACCGAGGCGAAGAAGATCGCGGCGATGGCGGAGACCCACCACATCAAGCTCGCCACCCACAACCCGCTCGGCCCGGTCACCGCCGCTTCCTCGCTCCAACTCAACCTTGCCTGCCCCAATGTGGCGATCCAGGAGCACCAGACCGACCCCGATCCGGCCATCGCCGCCCTCTTCACCGCGCGGCCGACGATCCTGCCGGGGCGGGTGGAGCTGAGCGAACTGCCCGGCATCGGCGTCGACATCGACCGGGAGGCGGCGCGCCGGTACCAGGCCGCGGCGGCCGAGCGCCCGCACTTGCGCACGGCGGACGGGGCGTTCACCAACTGGTAG
- a CDS encoding carbohydrate ABC transporter permease, which yields MALLTPSRRPAAVAKEPVPRTLPQRRRGTGPRKQFTAWLFLVPALLVFGLFAWWPIVRSLLLSFQKTNLVEPAVWVGLDNFRTLFDDPLLGTAVGNTLFFVALGLLIGFPAPLILAAIMSTVRRGAGVYRFLVYLPVVIPPVVAILLWKWFYDPGSGLFNNVLGKVGLGPYSWLESSDSAMLSLVLEATWAGMGGAVLIYLAAMVGIPGELYEAAEMDGAGIWRRIWHVMLPQLRSVIGLLLLVQLINTVQVFTEPYVFTGGGPENSTLTVLLLIFRYAFQDGEYGQAAALSFLMVLALALLSAVYLRATRSWSTS from the coding sequence ATGGCCCTGCTCACTCCGTCCCGGCGCCCGGCCGCTGTGGCCAAGGAGCCCGTTCCGCGAACCCTGCCGCAGCGACGACGTGGCACCGGCCCCCGCAAACAGTTCACGGCCTGGCTGTTCCTCGTCCCCGCGCTGCTGGTCTTCGGGCTCTTTGCCTGGTGGCCGATCGTGCGCAGCCTGCTGCTCAGCTTCCAGAAGACCAACCTCGTCGAGCCCGCGGTCTGGGTCGGCCTGGACAACTTCCGTACTCTGTTCGACGATCCGCTGCTCGGCACCGCCGTCGGGAACACCCTGTTCTTCGTGGCCCTCGGCCTGCTGATCGGCTTCCCGGCGCCGCTGATCCTGGCCGCGATCATGTCGACGGTGCGGCGCGGCGCGGGCGTCTACCGCTTCCTGGTGTATCTGCCGGTGGTCATCCCGCCAGTGGTGGCGATCCTGCTCTGGAAGTGGTTCTACGATCCCGGGAGCGGGCTCTTCAACAACGTCCTCGGCAAGGTCGGGCTCGGCCCGTACTCGTGGCTGGAGTCCTCCGACAGCGCCATGCTCTCGCTGGTCCTGGAGGCCACCTGGGCGGGCATGGGCGGCGCCGTCCTGATCTACCTCGCGGCGATGGTCGGCATCCCCGGCGAACTCTATGAGGCCGCCGAGATGGACGGCGCCGGGATCTGGCGGCGGATCTGGCATGTGATGCTGCCCCAACTCCGGTCCGTCATCGGACTGTTGCTGCTCGTCCAGCTGATCAACACGGTGCAGGTCTTCACCGAGCCGTACGTCTTCACCGGCGGCGGACCCGAGAACTCCACCCTCACGGTCCTGCTGCTGATCTTCCGGTACGCCTTCCAGGACGGCGAGTACGGCCAGGCCGCCGCACTCTCCTTCCTGATGGTGCTCGCCCTCGCCCTGCTCTCCGCGGTGTATCTGCGGGCCACCCGCAGCTGGAGCACGTCATGA
- a CDS encoding ABC transporter substrate-binding protein: MALTATLASCSSLTPSSAGGDGDLVLRVQGMPPATDKPGVALFKKQVADFEKANPGIKVKGSTTVFDPLTFSAKLSGGNVEDVIKVPLTEPQRLIQQKQVQPITGQLKEWKHFKEFNPQVLQPLTDSAGDVYGVPQNPYAQGLVYNRELFEKAGLDPDRPPATWAEVRTAAKRISDSTGKAGFVHESKDNQGGWQLTMLSYAFGGELEKEQGGTYAATLTGEPTKKALRLLKDMRWKDDSLGKTLLNNQNDVIKQFAAGQVGMFMGSPGTYRLAKMQFGMENTDAFGVAPMPQSGGDATLTGGDIYMVPKSADKKHAAAAVEWLTFAYAKPQYSTGIAAEQAKALSADPKSAVGVPTLPVFDKKRQTEIDAAIKPYVNVKLQNFKPYIDGLSTLKLKPEPPYQAQKLYTVLDPVVQAVLTKRDADIDSLLASAEKDVNAKLAADQK, from the coding sequence ATGGCGCTGACCGCGACTCTCGCGAGCTGTTCCTCCCTCACCCCGAGCAGTGCCGGCGGGGACGGCGATCTCGTGCTGCGGGTGCAGGGCATGCCGCCGGCCACCGACAAGCCGGGGGTCGCCCTGTTCAAGAAGCAGGTGGCCGACTTCGAGAAGGCCAACCCGGGCATCAAGGTCAAGGGTTCGACCACGGTCTTCGACCCGCTGACCTTCTCCGCGAAGCTGTCCGGCGGCAATGTCGAGGACGTCATCAAGGTGCCGCTGACCGAGCCGCAGCGGCTCATCCAGCAGAAGCAGGTGCAGCCGATCACGGGGCAGCTCAAGGAGTGGAAGCACTTCAAGGAGTTCAACCCTCAGGTCCTCCAGCCGCTCACCGACAGTGCCGGCGACGTGTACGGCGTGCCGCAGAATCCGTACGCCCAGGGCCTGGTCTACAACCGCGAGCTCTTCGAGAAGGCCGGCCTCGACCCGGACAGACCCCCGGCCACCTGGGCGGAAGTCCGCACAGCCGCCAAGAGGATCAGCGACAGTACCGGCAAGGCGGGCTTCGTCCACGAGTCCAAGGACAACCAGGGCGGCTGGCAGCTGACGATGCTGTCGTACGCCTTCGGTGGCGAGCTGGAGAAGGAGCAGGGTGGCACGTACGCCGCCACGCTCACCGGGGAGCCGACGAAGAAGGCATTGCGGCTACTCAAGGACATGCGCTGGAAGGACGATTCGCTCGGCAAGACCCTGCTCAACAATCAGAACGACGTGATCAAGCAGTTCGCGGCCGGTCAGGTCGGCATGTTCATGGGCAGCCCGGGGACGTACCGACTGGCGAAGATGCAGTTCGGCATGGAGAACACCGACGCCTTCGGAGTGGCCCCGATGCCGCAGTCCGGCGGCGACGCGACACTCACCGGCGGCGACATCTACATGGTCCCGAAGTCCGCCGACAAGAAGCATGCGGCAGCGGCCGTCGAGTGGCTGACCTTCGCCTACGCCAAGCCGCAGTACAGCACCGGCATCGCCGCCGAGCAGGCCAAGGCGCTCTCCGCCGACCCGAAGTCCGCGGTGGGCGTGCCGACGCTTCCGGTCTTCGACAAAAAACGGCAGACCGAGATCGACGCAGCGATCAAGCCGTACGTCAATGTGAAGCTGCAGAACTTCAAGCCGTACATCGACGGTCTCTCCACGCTGAAACTGAAGCCGGAGCCGCCGTACCAGGCGCAGAAGCTGTACACCGTGCTCGACCCGGTGGTCCAGGCTGTGCTCACCAAGCGCGACGCCGACATCGACTCCCTGCTGGCCTCGGCCGAGAAGGACGTCAATGCCAAGCTCGCCGCGGACCAGAAGTAG
- a CDS encoding LacI family DNA-binding transcriptional regulator has protein sequence MAVTIREVASAAGVSVSTVSRAFTAPDQVQPTTRQRILDAAAKLGYSPNPAARSLRGGGTGTLGLIVPDIANPFFPPIIKAMQARARHLGYTVLVADSDEREADELTAIAAVSKRVDGLILWASTLTEDRLHELAGRMPLVVVNRHVPGIPEVRISLSAGIAQAAEQLKAYGHRRCVFINASRAELSRGKSIQESFEAVDLSLSELGPYEPRFETGVHAATLVAAHDATAVIAHNDLVALGVLHQMANLGVSVPRDVSVIGIDDTLLASVSTPSLTTIRIDPEEIATRAGDLLIETIASTTGRAGQGREVTSPFVEIGSRLIPRASTGPAPAH, from the coding sequence GTGGCAGTCACGATCCGGGAGGTGGCGAGCGCCGCGGGCGTCTCGGTGTCGACGGTGTCCCGCGCGTTCACCGCACCCGACCAGGTGCAGCCGACGACGCGGCAGCGCATCCTCGACGCCGCGGCCAAGCTCGGCTACTCCCCCAACCCGGCGGCCCGTTCACTGCGCGGCGGCGGCACCGGAACGCTCGGCCTGATCGTCCCGGACATCGCCAACCCGTTCTTCCCGCCGATCATCAAGGCGATGCAGGCCCGCGCCCGGCACCTGGGCTACACGGTCCTGGTCGCCGACAGCGACGAGCGCGAGGCGGACGAGCTGACCGCCATCGCGGCCGTATCGAAGCGGGTCGACGGCCTGATCCTGTGGGCCTCCACCCTCACCGAGGACCGGCTCCATGAACTCGCGGGCCGGATGCCGCTGGTGGTGGTGAACCGTCATGTGCCGGGCATCCCCGAGGTCCGGATCTCACTGTCCGCCGGCATCGCGCAGGCCGCCGAGCAGTTGAAGGCGTACGGTCATCGGCGCTGCGTCTTCATCAACGCGTCCCGCGCCGAGCTGAGCCGCGGGAAGTCCATCCAGGAGTCCTTCGAAGCGGTCGACCTCTCCCTGTCCGAGCTCGGCCCGTACGAGCCGCGGTTCGAGACGGGCGTGCACGCCGCCACCCTCGTCGCCGCCCACGACGCGACGGCCGTGATCGCCCACAACGACCTGGTCGCCCTCGGCGTGCTGCACCAGATGGCCAACCTCGGCGTGAGCGTGCCGCGCGACGTCAGCGTCATCGGCATCGACGACACGCTGCTCGCCTCCGTCTCCACCCCCAGCCTCACCACGATCAGGATCGACCCCGAAGAGATCGCCACGCGCGCGGGGGACCTCCTGATCGAGACGATCGCGAGCACAACAGGCCGTGCTGGACAAGGACGTGAAGTCACTTCCCCCTTCGTGGAGATCGGCTCCCGCCTGATCCCCCGTGCCTCGACGGGCCCCGCACCCGCCCACTGA
- a CDS encoding carbohydrate ABC transporter permease, giving the protein MTTLTTFVSTNDRQRPGVRAAVRSIQVFTLILLLLIGIGPLYWMVKGAVSTPTELTTQPLALWPDRPALGNFSAAYTDLSVGRYLMNTFLVVGGSWFVQLFVSATAGFALSVLRPRFGKAVYGAILATMFVPYTVNMVSLFMTVIDVPFLHLNLGDTYWAIWLPAGTNAFTVLLAKQFFDALPKELFDAARVDGASTWQLLTKIVLPMSKPVLAVISLLAVMHSWKDFIWPLVAITDPEKQPISVALAQLATQAPQDQLIAAMVLAVAPPVLVFVVCQKYIVAGLGFTGVKG; this is encoded by the coding sequence ATGACCACGCTCACCACCTTCGTCTCCACCAACGACCGCCAACGCCCCGGCGTACGCGCCGCAGTGCGCTCCATCCAGGTGTTCACCCTGATCCTGCTGCTGCTCATCGGCATCGGGCCGCTGTACTGGATGGTCAAGGGCGCGGTCTCAACGCCCACCGAGCTCACCACTCAGCCCCTGGCCCTCTGGCCGGACCGGCCGGCCCTGGGCAACTTCTCGGCGGCGTACACCGATCTGAGTGTCGGCCGCTATCTGATGAACACCTTCCTGGTGGTCGGCGGATCGTGGTTCGTGCAGCTCTTCGTCTCGGCCACGGCGGGCTTCGCCCTATCGGTGCTCAGGCCGAGGTTCGGCAAGGCCGTCTACGGGGCGATCCTCGCCACGATGTTCGTGCCGTACACGGTGAACATGGTCAGCCTCTTCATGACCGTGATCGATGTGCCGTTCCTCCACCTCAACCTGGGCGACACCTACTGGGCGATCTGGCTGCCGGCCGGCACGAACGCCTTCACGGTGCTACTCGCCAAGCAGTTCTTCGACGCCCTGCCGAAGGAGCTGTTCGACGCGGCGCGGGTCGACGGGGCGAGTACCTGGCAACTGCTCACCAAGATCGTGCTGCCCATGAGCAAGCCGGTGCTCGCCGTGATCAGTCTGCTCGCGGTGATGCACTCCTGGAAGGACTTCATCTGGCCGCTGGTGGCCATCACCGACCCTGAGAAGCAGCCGATCAGCGTCGCTCTCGCCCAGCTCGCCACGCAGGCTCCGCAGGACCAGCTGATCGCCGCGATGGTGCTCGCCGTCGCCCCGCCGGTGCTCGTCTTCGTCGTCTGCCAGAAGTACATCGTCGCCGGGCTCGGCTTCACCGGAGTCAAGGGCTGA